From Sphingomonas nostoxanthinifaciens, a single genomic window includes:
- a CDS encoding division/cell wall cluster transcriptional repressor MraZ, which translates to MSIDHPFTGYALNAVDAKGRVSVPAPFRELIATRCLVYAAGDASVKDNVLQIGTNEEMDRLLAYDAIAQRQISHDLRESVSDLPAAERRKMVAELGSGDLGATDRVTFDPAGRMVIPPMLREFAGIGEHALFWGTVDYFEIWDPIAAREAFADNLRKRKIVDYLLRERGIAA; encoded by the coding sequence GTGTCGATCGACCACCCTTTCACGGGCTACGCGCTCAACGCGGTGGACGCGAAAGGACGGGTGTCGGTCCCCGCCCCTTTTCGTGAGCTCATCGCCACGCGCTGCCTCGTCTATGCGGCGGGCGATGCGTCGGTGAAGGACAATGTCCTGCAGATCGGCACCAACGAGGAGATGGACCGGCTGCTGGCCTATGACGCGATTGCGCAGCGCCAGATCTCGCACGATTTGCGCGAGAGCGTCTCCGATCTTCCGGCGGCCGAGCGCCGCAAGATGGTGGCCGAGCTGGGCAGCGGCGATCTGGGCGCGACCGATCGGGTGACCTTCGATCCCGCCGGGCGCATGGTGATCCCGCCGATGCTGCGCGAATTCGCGGGGATCGGCGAGCATGCCCTATTCTGGGGTACGGTCGACTATTTCGAGATCTGGGATCCGATCGCGGCGCGCGAGGCGTTCGCCGACAACCTCCGCAAGCGCAAGATCGTCGATTATTTGCTGCGCGAACGGGGCATTGCAGCATGA
- the rsmH gene encoding 16S rRNA (cytosine(1402)-N(4))-methyltransferase RsmH, whose translation MMAARAHDPVLLDAVIAGLAPHSGETMIDGTFGAGGYTRALLDAGVRVIAFDRDPDAIAGGQDLVAESGGALTLVHDVYSQMEAALDGAIDGVTLDIGVSSMQLDQAERGFSFQADGPLDMRMGQSGTSAAEFVNEADEAEIADVLFHLGEERQSRRVARAIVAARPITRTGELAAVVRRALGHRDHDKKDPSTRTFQAIRIHVNRELGELEDGLAAAERVLAPGGRLAVVSFHSLEDRIVKRFLKERSGVTAGSRHLPDLTADAPAPSFEAVAKPVRADEAEVARNPRSRSATLRVARRTAAAPQGLRKGRPS comes from the coding sequence ATGATGGCGGCGCGCGCCCATGATCCCGTGCTGCTCGACGCCGTGATTGCCGGCCTGGCACCGCATTCCGGCGAGACGATGATCGACGGCACGTTCGGCGCCGGCGGCTATACGCGCGCATTGCTCGACGCGGGCGTGCGCGTGATCGCGTTCGATCGCGATCCCGACGCGATCGCCGGCGGACAGGACTTAGTGGCGGAGAGCGGCGGCGCGCTCACGCTCGTCCACGACGTCTATTCGCAGATGGAGGCGGCGCTCGACGGCGCGATCGACGGCGTGACGCTGGATATCGGCGTGTCCTCGATGCAGCTCGACCAGGCCGAGCGCGGCTTCTCCTTCCAGGCCGACGGGCCGCTCGACATGCGCATGGGCCAGTCTGGCACCAGCGCCGCCGAGTTCGTCAACGAGGCCGACGAGGCCGAGATCGCCGACGTGCTGTTCCACCTGGGCGAGGAGCGTCAGTCGCGCCGCGTCGCGCGCGCGATTGTCGCCGCCCGGCCGATCACGCGCACCGGCGAGCTGGCTGCGGTGGTGCGCCGCGCATTGGGCCATCGCGATCACGACAAGAAGGATCCGTCGACTCGCACCTTCCAGGCGATCCGCATCCACGTGAACCGCGAGCTGGGCGAGCTGGAGGACGGCCTTGCCGCTGCCGAGCGCGTGCTGGCGCCCGGTGGCCGGCTGGCGGTCGTCTCGTTCCACAGCCTCGAGGATCGCATCGTCAAGCGCTTCCTCAAGGAGCGCAGCGGCGTCACCGCCGGCTCGCGCCATCTGCCCGACCTGACCGCTGACGCGCCCGCCCCCAGCTTCGAGGCGGTCGCCAAGCCGGTGCGCGCCGACGAGGCCGAGGTGGCGCGCAACCCCCGTTCCCGTTCCGCCACGTTGCGCGTCGCCCGACGCACCGCGGCCGCTCCCCAGGGCCTAAGGAAAGGCCGACCATCATGA
- a CDS encoding peptidoglycan D,D-transpeptidase FtsI family protein yields the protein MNAPAALRLDRADRIYLRDIAEPATPMGVAQQRLMVIMLLFMLVSGVIAARLVQICLFSNNQGRSGLPAAGARGAIYDRNGVPLATTIKLWTVAINPRKVLGDREALAIKLAQLMPERSVQDYRRMLYSGKAFFYLRRPAPPELAAAVNALGDPGMVLLTEPRRLFPQGMLGGHILGYSQMTAHGLTGIGAERYFDADLAKGGSVNLSIDTRVQAALEDEIARRMSEVSAIGGAGVVLDADTGEVLGMASLPDINPNDPLKSARDPNNHDMINKVTLATYELGSTFKMLTFANAIEHGVITDWAKTYNVSSPLHIGSHTIHDDEPKHRALTVPEVMTFSSNIGTAQIAEEIGPDRVKAFFGAAHMFTPTQIELRERGTPQLPRDWGRATVMTTAFGHGIAVTPLHLAEAYAALANGGIWHPATLLRHEPGKPVPADRLVSEQTSAKMRQLMRLVVLQGTGTNANAPGLRVGGKTGTAEKIVNGHYVKNSNITTFAGAFPMDHPRYVVLVVLDDAKASKGTYGFKTAGWMTAPLAKRIIARIGPLLGIRPEDGKDVDESDLMPLILEKKVPGKNEVE from the coding sequence GTGAACGCGCCTGCCGCGCTGCGGCTCGATCGCGCCGACCGCATTTACCTGCGCGATATCGCCGAGCCGGCGACGCCGATGGGGGTCGCACAGCAGCGGCTGATGGTGATCATGCTGCTGTTCATGCTGGTGAGCGGCGTGATCGCGGCACGACTGGTGCAGATCTGCCTGTTCAGCAACAATCAGGGGCGGAGCGGCCTTCCCGCCGCGGGCGCGCGCGGCGCGATCTACGATCGCAACGGCGTCCCGCTCGCCACCACGATCAAGCTGTGGACCGTCGCGATCAACCCGCGCAAGGTGCTGGGCGACCGCGAGGCGCTGGCGATCAAGCTCGCGCAATTGATGCCCGAGCGCAGCGTGCAGGATTATCGGCGCATGCTCTATTCGGGCAAGGCGTTCTTCTATCTGCGCCGGCCCGCACCGCCCGAACTCGCCGCCGCGGTCAACGCGTTGGGCGATCCCGGCATGGTGCTGCTGACCGAGCCGCGCCGCCTGTTCCCGCAGGGCATGCTCGGCGGACACATCCTCGGCTATTCGCAGATGACTGCGCATGGGCTCACCGGCATCGGCGCGGAGCGCTATTTCGACGCCGATCTCGCCAAGGGCGGGTCGGTCAACCTGTCGATCGATACCCGCGTCCAGGCGGCGCTGGAGGACGAGATTGCGCGGCGCATGAGCGAGGTCTCGGCGATCGGCGGCGCGGGCGTGGTGCTGGATGCCGATACCGGCGAAGTGCTCGGCATGGCGTCGCTGCCCGACATCAACCCCAACGATCCGCTGAAGAGCGCGCGCGACCCCAACAATCACGACATGATCAACAAGGTCACGCTCGCCACCTACGAGCTGGGCTCGACCTTCAAGATGCTCACCTTCGCCAATGCGATCGAGCATGGCGTGATCACCGACTGGGCCAAGACCTACAATGTCTCGTCGCCGCTCCACATCGGCAGCCACACGATCCACGACGACGAGCCCAAGCATCGCGCGCTGACCGTGCCCGAGGTGATGACCTTCTCGTCCAACATCGGCACCGCACAGATCGCCGAGGAGATCGGGCCCGATCGGGTGAAGGCGTTCTTCGGCGCGGCGCACATGTTCACGCCGACGCAGATCGAGCTGCGTGAGCGCGGCACGCCGCAATTGCCGCGCGACTGGGGCCGCGCGACGGTGATGACCACCGCTTTCGGCCACGGCATCGCGGTGACCCCGCTGCACCTGGCGGAGGCCTATGCCGCCTTGGCCAATGGCGGCATCTGGCATCCCGCGACCCTGCTGCGCCACGAACCGGGCAAGCCCGTCCCCGCCGATCGGCTCGTGTCCGAGCAGACGAGCGCGAAGATGCGCCAGCTGATGCGGCTGGTGGTTCTGCAGGGCACCGGCACCAACGCCAATGCGCCGGGACTGCGCGTCGGCGGCAAGACCGGCACCGCCGAGAAGATCGTCAACGGCCACTACGTCAAGAACTCGAACATCACGACCTTCGCCGGCGCATTCCCGATGGATCACCCGCGCTACGTCGTGCTGGTGGTGCTCGACGATGCGAAGGCGAGTAAGGGCACCTACGGCTTCAAGACCGCCGGCTGGATGACGGCGCCGCTCGCCAAGCGTATCATTGCGCGGATCGGTCCGCTCCTCGGGATCAGGCCGGAGGACGGCAAGGACGTGGACGAATCCGATCTGATGCCGCTCATCCTCGAGAAGAAGGTGCCCGGCAAGAATGAGGTTGAATGA
- a CDS encoding UDP-N-acetylmuramoyl-L-alanyl-D-glutamate--2,6-diaminopimelate ligase yields MRLNELIDGIALPAGEARVTGFAIDSRKVAPGTVFGAFRGAVHNGEDYIAQAIAAGAIAIVARPEAIVEGALHIADGEPRRAFAQMAARFFAPFPETVVAVTGTNGKTSTVELTRQLWRMAGYSAASIGTLGVTTADDSVSTGLTTPDIATFLSNMAGLRREGVTHAAFEASSHGLSQFRTEGLPVRAAAFTNLSRDHLDYHGTMEAYLEAKLRLFAEVVAADGTAVVWADDDASTRVVEIARERGVRVMTVGKSGESLKLVAREPTQLGQTLSIAVDGTTHTVTLPLIGAYQAANALVAAGLVIATGGDVAEVFARLQRVQPVRGRLERAAISRTGAPIYVDYAHTPDGLEAAIEALRPHTTGRLIALFGAGGDRDTGKRPLMGAVATRLADHVIVTDDNPRSEDAAAIRRAVLMGAPGAVEIGGRREAIAAAIAQAGEGDIVLLAGKGHEQGQIVGDRVLPFDDVQVARECAG; encoded by the coding sequence ATGAGGTTGAATGAGCTGATCGACGGCATCGCGCTGCCGGCGGGCGAGGCCCGCGTGACCGGCTTCGCGATCGACAGCCGCAAGGTGGCGCCAGGCACCGTCTTCGGCGCGTTTCGCGGTGCCGTGCACAATGGCGAGGATTATATCGCGCAGGCGATCGCCGCCGGGGCGATCGCGATCGTCGCCCGCCCCGAGGCGATCGTCGAGGGCGCGCTCCACATCGCCGATGGCGAGCCGCGCCGTGCCTTCGCACAGATGGCGGCGCGCTTCTTCGCGCCCTTTCCCGAAACGGTGGTCGCGGTCACCGGCACCAACGGTAAGACCTCGACGGTCGAGCTCACCCGTCAGCTGTGGCGGATGGCGGGGTACAGCGCCGCCTCGATCGGCACGCTCGGCGTCACCACAGCCGACGATTCGGTGTCGACCGGGCTGACCACGCCCGACATCGCCACCTTCCTGTCGAACATGGCGGGGCTGCGACGCGAGGGCGTGACCCATGCCGCGTTCGAGGCGTCGAGCCACGGCCTCTCGCAATTCCGGACCGAGGGGCTGCCGGTGCGCGCGGCGGCCTTCACCAACCTGAGCCGCGACCATCTCGATTATCACGGCACGATGGAGGCCTATCTCGAGGCCAAATTGCGCCTGTTTGCCGAGGTGGTCGCGGCCGATGGCACGGCGGTGGTGTGGGCCGACGACGACGCCTCGACCCGCGTGGTCGAGATTGCGCGCGAGCGCGGCGTGCGGGTGATGACCGTGGGCAAGAGCGGCGAGAGCCTGAAGCTGGTCGCGCGTGAACCGACCCAACTCGGCCAGACGCTTTCGATCGCGGTCGACGGCACGACGCACACGGTGACGCTGCCGCTGATCGGCGCCTATCAGGCGGCGAACGCGCTCGTCGCCGCCGGGCTCGTCATCGCGACCGGCGGCGACGTGGCCGAGGTGTTTGCGCGGCTGCAGCGCGTCCAGCCGGTGCGCGGGCGGCTGGAGCGCGCCGCGATCAGCCGCACCGGCGCGCCGATCTATGTCGATTACGCGCACACGCCCGACGGGCTGGAGGCCGCGATCGAGGCGTTGCGGCCGCACACGACCGGCCGGCTGATCGCCTTGTTCGGCGCGGGCGGGGATCGCGATACCGGCAAGCGCCCGCTGATGGGTGCGGTCGCGACGCGGCTGGCCGATCATGTGATCGTCACCGACGACAATCCGCGCAGCGAGGACGCCGCCGCGATCCGCCGCGCGGTGCTGATGGGCGCGCCCGGCGCGGTCGAGATTGGCGGCCGGCGCGAGGCGATCGCCGCCGCCATCGCGCAGGCGGGCGAGGGCGATATCGTCCTGCTCGCCGGCAAGGGGCACGAGCAGGGGCAGATCGTCGGCGATCGCGTGCTGCCGTTCGACGACGTCCAGGTCGCGCGGGAATGCGCCGGATGA
- the murD gene encoding UDP-N-acetylmuramoyl-L-alanine--D-glutamate ligase: MIVSPAFSGKRYAVLGLARSGLATVEALLASGARVTAWDGKDEARAKLAAQEGLDLADPLDIDLVGYDGVVVSPGVPLNRHPIAAKARDAGVPVIGDIELFAQARASLPPHKVVGITGTNGKSTTTALIHHILQTAGVPSLMGGNIGLPILSQDPLPEGGVYVLELSSYQIDLTFSLDCDVAVLTNITPDHLDRYDGFEGYAASKARLFGMRGAGHVAVIATEDDQTRAIATQLRHPGAGRDPVDGAELDPGLRRGDVVEVGSADIVDQSRWPALQGPHNAQNAACAIATCTALGLGDDAIEAGLASYPGLPHRMERVAEKGGVLYVNDSKATNATATAPALAAYPAIHWILGGLRKTDELDDCAPFYGHVRAGYVIGEAAPLFAHILGEAGLPVTESGTLDQAVRDAAATARPGETVMLSPACASFDQFTDYEARGEAFRAAVGAL, translated from the coding sequence GTGATCGTCTCGCCGGCCTTTTCGGGCAAGCGCTACGCCGTGCTCGGCCTCGCGCGCTCGGGCCTCGCGACGGTCGAGGCGTTGCTGGCGAGTGGTGCGCGCGTCACGGCGTGGGACGGCAAGGACGAGGCGCGCGCCAAGCTCGCCGCCCAAGAGGGGCTGGACCTCGCCGATCCGCTCGATATCGACCTCGTCGGCTATGACGGCGTCGTCGTGTCGCCGGGCGTGCCGCTCAACCGCCACCCGATCGCCGCCAAGGCGCGCGACGCCGGCGTGCCGGTGATCGGCGACATCGAGCTGTTCGCGCAGGCGCGCGCGAGCCTGCCGCCGCACAAGGTGGTCGGCATCACCGGCACCAACGGCAAGTCGACCACGACCGCTTTGATCCACCACATCTTGCAGACGGCCGGCGTGCCGAGCCTGATGGGCGGCAATATCGGCCTGCCGATCCTGTCGCAGGATCCGCTTCCCGAAGGCGGTGTCTATGTGCTGGAGTTGTCGAGCTACCAGATCGACCTGACGTTCAGCCTCGACTGTGATGTCGCGGTGCTGACCAACATCACGCCCGACCATCTCGACCGCTATGACGGGTTCGAGGGCTATGCGGCGAGCAAGGCGCGGCTGTTCGGCATGCGGGGTGCGGGGCACGTCGCGGTGATCGCGACCGAGGACGACCAGACGCGCGCAATTGCCACCCAACTCCGTCATCCCGGCGCAGGCCGGGATCCAGTCGACGGTGCGGAACTGGACCCCGGCCTGCGCCGGGGTGACGTGGTCGAAGTCGGATCGGCCGACATCGTCGATCAGTCGCGCTGGCCCGCGCTGCAGGGGCCGCACAATGCCCAGAACGCCGCCTGCGCCATCGCGACCTGCACCGCGCTCGGCCTGGGCGACGACGCGATCGAGGCCGGGCTCGCATCCTATCCCGGCCTGCCGCACCGGATGGAGCGCGTCGCCGAGAAGGGCGGCGTCCTCTACGTCAACGATTCGAAGGCGACCAACGCCACCGCGACGGCACCCGCACTCGCCGCCTACCCCGCGATCCACTGGATCCTCGGCGGGCTGCGCAAGACCGACGAGCTCGACGATTGCGCGCCTTTCTACGGTCATGTCCGCGCGGGCTATGTGATCGGCGAGGCGGCGCCCTTGTTCGCGCATATCCTCGGCGAGGCGGGCCTGCCCGTCACCGAGAGCGGCACGCTCGATCAGGCGGTGCGCGATGCGGCGGCGACGGCTCGGCCGGGCGAGACGGTGATGCTGTCGCCGGCCTGCGCCTCGTTCGACCAGTTCACCGATTACGAAGCGCGCGGAGAAGCCTTTCGCGCGGCCGTGGGGGCGCTCTAA
- a CDS encoding cysteine synthase A: protein MAPIAPDLSALVGNTPLVRLAGPSAATGCDIFAKCEFMNPGGSVKDRAALAIIADAEENGTLQPGGAIVEGTAGNTGIGLALVGNARGYRTIIVIPETQSQEKKDTLRALGAELVEVAPTSYSNPAHYVHTSRRIAEETPGALWSNQFDNIANRLAHIRTTAPEIWAQTEGRIDGFTCAAGTGGTIAGVGLGLKQFDESVTIALTDPHGASLYDYYTHGELRAEGSSVAEGIGQSRITANLESAPIDLAFRISDEEGLAQTFALLRDEGLCVGLSSGINVAGAMALARTLGPGKRIVTILCDSGMRYLSTLFNPAWLAAKGFDAPEWLHR, encoded by the coding sequence ATGGCACCCATCGCCCCCGATCTCTCCGCGCTCGTCGGCAACACCCCGCTCGTTCGCCTCGCCGGGCCGAGCGCCGCCACCGGCTGCGACATCTTCGCCAAGTGCGAGTTCATGAACCCGGGCGGATCGGTGAAGGACCGCGCCGCGCTTGCGATCATCGCGGATGCGGAGGAGAATGGCACGCTCCAGCCGGGCGGCGCGATCGTCGAAGGGACGGCGGGCAATACCGGCATCGGCCTGGCGCTGGTGGGCAATGCGCGCGGCTACCGAACGATCATCGTGATTCCCGAGACGCAGAGCCAGGAGAAGAAGGATACGCTGCGCGCGCTCGGCGCCGAGCTGGTCGAGGTGGCGCCGACATCCTATTCCAACCCCGCGCATTACGTGCACACGTCTCGCCGCATCGCGGAAGAGACGCCGGGTGCGCTTTGGTCCAACCAGTTCGACAATATCGCCAACCGGCTTGCGCATATCCGCACGACCGCCCCCGAAATCTGGGCGCAGACCGAGGGGCGGATCGACGGCTTCACCTGTGCGGCGGGCACCGGCGGCACCATCGCCGGCGTCGGGCTGGGGCTGAAGCAGTTCGACGAGAGCGTGACGATCGCGCTGACCGATCCGCACGGCGCGTCGCTCTACGATTATTATACGCACGGCGAACTGCGCGCGGAGGGCTCGTCGGTGGCGGAGGGCATCGGGCAGAGCCGGATCACCGCCAATCTGGAAAGCGCGCCGATCGATCTCGCCTTCCGCATCTCCGACGAGGAGGGTCTGGCGCAGACGTTCGCGCTGCTGCGCGACGAGGGGCTGTGCGTCGGTCTGTCGTCGGGGATCAACGTCGCGGGCGCGATGGCGCTGGCGCGGACGCTCGGTCCCGGCAAGCGGATCGTCACCATCCTCTGCGATTCGGGGATGCGCTATCTGTCGACGCTGTTCAATCCGGCATGGCTTGCGGCGAAAGGTTTCGACGCGCCGGAGTGGCTGCACCGCTGA
- the mraY gene encoding phospho-N-acetylmuramoyl-pentapeptide-transferase, whose protein sequence is MLYLIAEALGFPHVLNLIRYITFRAGAAAMTALFIGLFIGPRFIGWLRVKQGKGQPIRADGPQTHLAKVGTPTMGGLMILTTLAIAVLLWMDLGNRYTWACLLVTFGFGLIGFMDDYDKVKKRSHAGISGRLRLLLEFVIAGVAAFIIVQGNGTHLYVPFYNGPVIDLGYFYVPFAAFIIVGFGNAVNLTDGLDGLATMPVVIASLAFFVITYLAGNAKFAVYLGIPHVPGAGGLGVMTAAMIGASLAFLWFNAPPAAVFMGDTGSLALGGALGAIAVTAHHEIVLLIVGGLFVLETVSVILQVFFYKRTGKRIFRMAPIHHHFEQLGWSEPTVVIRFWIISFVLALAGLATLKLR, encoded by the coding sequence ATGCTGTACCTGATCGCGGAGGCCCTGGGCTTTCCGCACGTCCTGAACCTGATTCGCTACATCACCTTCCGCGCGGGCGCGGCCGCGATGACCGCTTTGTTCATCGGCCTGTTCATCGGGCCGCGCTTCATCGGCTGGTTGCGGGTGAAGCAGGGCAAGGGCCAGCCGATCCGCGCCGATGGGCCGCAGACGCACCTCGCCAAGGTCGGCACGCCGACGATGGGCGGGCTGATGATCCTCACCACGCTCGCCATCGCGGTGTTGCTGTGGATGGACCTCGGCAACCGCTACACTTGGGCGTGCCTGCTGGTGACGTTCGGCTTCGGCCTGATCGGCTTCATGGACGATTACGACAAGGTCAAGAAGCGCAGCCATGCCGGCATTTCGGGCCGATTGCGGCTGCTGCTGGAATTCGTGATCGCCGGCGTCGCGGCGTTCATCATCGTGCAGGGCAACGGCACGCACCTCTACGTGCCGTTCTACAACGGGCCGGTGATCGACCTCGGCTATTTCTACGTGCCGTTCGCGGCTTTCATCATCGTCGGGTTCGGCAATGCGGTGAACCTGACCGACGGGCTCGACGGGCTCGCGACGATGCCGGTGGTGATCGCCAGCCTCGCTTTCTTCGTCATCACCTATCTTGCGGGCAACGCGAAGTTCGCCGTCTATCTCGGCATTCCGCACGTGCCGGGCGCGGGCGGGCTCGGCGTGATGACCGCGGCGATGATCGGCGCCAGCCTCGCTTTCCTGTGGTTCAACGCGCCGCCGGCGGCGGTGTTCATGGGCGACACCGGCAGCCTCGCGCTCGGCGGCGCGCTCGGTGCGATCGCGGTGACGGCGCATCACGAGATCGTGCTGCTGATCGTCGGCGGCCTGTTCGTGCTGGAGACGGTGAGCGTCATCCTGCAGGTGTTCTTCTACAAAAGGACGGGCAAGCGCATCTTCCGCATGGCGCCGATCCACCACCATTTCGAGCAGCTCGGCTGGAGCGAGCCGACCGTGGTGATCCGCTTCTGGATCATCAGCTTCGTGCTGGCGCTCGCCGGCCTCGCCACGCTGAAGCTGCGGTGA
- a CDS encoding peptidoglycan glycosyltransferase FtsW: protein MIDPAEARRRARARRRGERFGRGDRSALATWFWEIDHVLLVLVTLLIGIGLIAVAAAAPAAAQRYSDATHIMPSHYYFWRQLVWTMLAVPVLIGVSMLPKVLARRFALAGAAIFFLMLVMVPVMGGAEKNGAQRWIYFGPIQVQPSEFLKPLFVVAVAWMLSLKTKDDKLPVVTITAGLLAAIGALLMHQPDFGQTVIFVSVWLVLLTLSGVPLKYLGALGGAGVGAIGLAYLFYPVATARINGFLKIGDASKQVDDYQMVSAYKTITHGGLIGTGPGAGTFKFGLPEPHTDYIFSVIGEEFGLVACVAIALIYLAIVVRTFMKLLHEEDRFLFFASAGLVTQFGLQALINMLVNVHLAPSKGMTLPFISYGGSSMIALSVGFGLLLAFTRRNPFLTRSPYIVTWGAPK from the coding sequence ATGATCGATCCGGCGGAAGCGCGCCGGCGGGCGCGCGCGCGCAGGCGCGGCGAGCGATTCGGGCGCGGCGACCGCTCGGCGCTGGCGACGTGGTTCTGGGAGATCGACCATGTGCTGCTGGTGCTGGTCACCCTGCTGATCGGCATCGGCCTGATCGCGGTGGCGGCGGCGGCGCCGGCGGCGGCGCAGCGTTATTCGGACGCGACCCACATCATGCCGTCGCATTATTATTTCTGGCGCCAGCTTGTCTGGACGATGCTGGCGGTGCCGGTGCTGATCGGCGTGTCGATGCTGCCCAAGGTGCTGGCGCGGCGCTTCGCGCTGGCGGGGGCGGCGATCTTCTTCCTGATGCTGGTGATGGTGCCGGTGATGGGCGGCGCCGAGAAGAACGGCGCGCAGCGCTGGATCTATTTCGGCCCGATCCAGGTGCAGCCGTCCGAATTCCTGAAGCCCCTGTTCGTGGTGGCGGTGGCGTGGATGCTGTCGCTGAAGACCAAGGACGACAAATTGCCGGTGGTGACGATCACCGCCGGGCTGCTCGCCGCGATCGGCGCGCTGCTGATGCACCAGCCCGATTTCGGCCAGACGGTGATCTTCGTCTCGGTGTGGCTGGTGCTGCTGACCTTGTCGGGCGTGCCGCTGAAATATCTCGGCGCGCTGGGCGGCGCGGGCGTGGGCGCGATCGGGCTCGCTTACCTGTTTTATCCGGTCGCGACCGCGCGCATCAACGGCTTCCTCAAGATCGGCGACGCGTCGAAGCAGGTCGACGATTATCAGATGGTCTCGGCCTACAAGACGATCACCCATGGCGGGCTGATCGGCACCGGGCCGGGCGCGGGCACGTTCAAGTTCGGCCTGCCCGAGCCGCACACCGATTACATCTTCTCGGTGATCGGCGAGGAGTTCGGGCTGGTCGCGTGCGTCGCGATCGCGCTGATCTATCTTGCCATCGTCGTGCGCACCTTCATGAAGCTGCTGCACGAGGAGGATCGCTTCCTGTTCTTCGCCAGCGCGGGCCTCGTCACGCAATTCGGGCTGCAGGCGCTGATCAACATGCTGGTGAACGTCCACCTCGCGCCGTCGAAGGGGATGACGCTGCCGTTCATCTCCTACGGTGGCTCGTCGATGATCGCCTTGTCGGTTGGTTTCGGTCTGCTGCTCGCCTTCACCCGGCGCAATCCGTTCCTGACGCGCTCGCCCTACATCGTCACCTGGGGTGCGCCCAAGTGA
- a CDS encoding UDP-N-acetylmuramoyl-tripeptide--D-alanyl-D-alanine ligase: protein MTPLWTAQEVAAATGGSASADFAANGVAFDSREVGPGDLFVALKGDATDGHRFVAQAFAQGAAGAIVSQPVDGPHVLVADTSAALDVLGAASRARTAATIVGVTGSVGKTSVKEALFAALDRSAPGAVHRSLKSYNNHVGVPLSLARMPRETRFAVFEMGMNHAGELAALTRLVRPHVAIVTAIALAHGAFFADEAAIAEAKSEIFEGLEPAGTAITPYDSPHRERLIAAARAHAGQITTFGRDPAADIYAGETIRLARGTFVSARLRAARLSFTLAPPGEHWVSNALAILAAVEVAGGDLALAGLALAELEGLAGRGRRLTVVAGDGEALLIDESYNANPASMRATLAVLGQEKAARRIAILGGMRELGPDEARHHAELAGPVMAAGVGAALLVGNEMAALAAALEGRLDLVHVPDAAAASAAAKSMVAPGDVILVKGSNSFGLASVVAALAGVEG from the coding sequence ATGACGCCGCTGTGGACCGCGCAGGAGGTTGCGGCCGCGACCGGCGGCAGCGCCTCGGCCGATTTCGCGGCCAACGGTGTCGCGTTCGATTCGCGCGAGGTCGGCCCCGGCGACCTGTTCGTCGCGCTGAAGGGCGACGCGACCGACGGCCACCGCTTCGTCGCGCAGGCGTTCGCGCAGGGTGCGGCGGGGGCGATCGTGTCGCAGCCGGTCGACGGCCCGCACGTGCTGGTGGCCGATACGAGTGCGGCGCTCGACGTGCTCGGCGCGGCTTCGCGGGCGCGCACGGCGGCCACGATCGTCGGCGTGACCGGATCGGTCGGCAAGACCAGCGTCAAGGAAGCCCTGTTCGCGGCGCTCGATCGCTCCGCCCCCGGAGCGGTGCATCGCAGCCTCAAGAGCTACAACAATCACGTCGGCGTGCCGCTCAGCCTTGCGCGCATGCCGCGCGAGACGCGCTTCGCGGTGTTCGAGATGGGGATGAACCATGCCGGCGAACTCGCCGCGCTCACCCGGCTCGTCCGCCCGCATGTCGCGATCGTGACGGCGATCGCGCTCGCGCACGGCGCCTTCTTCGCCGACGAGGCGGCGATCGCCGAAGCCAAGAGCGAGATCTTTGAAGGGCTGGAGCCCGCCGGCACCGCGATCACCCCCTATGACAGCCCGCACCGCGAACGGCTGATCGCCGCGGCGCGCGCCCATGCGGGCCAGATCACCACCTTCGGGCGCGACCCTGCCGCCGACATCTATGCCGGCGAGACGATCCGGCTCGCGCGCGGCACGTTCGTCAGTGCACGCCTGCGCGCGGCGCGGTTGAGCTTCACCCTCGCGCCGCCGGGCGAGCATTGGGTCTCCAACGCGCTCGCCATCCTCGCCGCGGTCGAGGTAGCGGGCGGCGACCTCGCGCTGGCCGGGCTCGCGCTCGCCGAACTGGAAGGGCTGGCCGGGCGCGGCAGGCGGCTGACCGTCGTCGCGGGCGACGGCGAGGCCTTGCTGATCGACGAGAGCTACAATGCCAACCCCGCCTCGATGCGCGCGACGCTCGCGGTGCTCGGGCAGGAGAAAGCCGCGCGGCGCATCGCCATCCTCGGCGGCATGCGCGAGCTCGGGCCCGACGAGGCGCGTCACCATGCCGAGCTGGCCGGGCCGGTCATGGCGGCCGGCGTGGGTGCGGCACTGCTCGTCGGCAACGAGATGGCGGCGCTCGCCGCGGCGCTTGAGGGCCGGCTCGATCTGGTCCATGTGCCCGACGCCGCCGCCGCGAGCGCTGCCGCCAAATCAATGGTGGCGCCGGGCGACGTCATCCTCGTCAAGGGTTCCAATTCGTTCGGACTGGCAAGCGTGGTCGCCGCGCTGGCCGGAGTTGAGGGCTGA